The DNA sequence AGGCTACGCACCGGACGGCGGCTATCAACTCAGACGCATCGCAACCGCCGAGGAGCATGCATGAAATGAACTCCCTCCGTTCTCTTATCGCCGTCTGCGTCGCATTTCATGGCGCGCCGCTCCTCGCGCTGAGTTCGCTCGTATTTGCCACCTGGGCCATCGGCGATCTGGGTGATGGATCGTCTTTGCTGGCGGTTCTCCTCATCGCCGCGATCTTTCTGATGTTCGCGATCCACATCGCGTTGTTGACGCTCGGTTCTTAAGGAGGTCGAGTCATGCGCAAATCAATTTTCATCGCATCACTACTGGTCCTGAAGGCAGCACCGGCTTTCGCTTACACCCCGACCGGCCTTCCGTGGGATGGACCACTGACGTCGCTGATCAATGGAATGCAGGGTGGTCTCGCACACGCGATGCTCGCGGTCGGGATCATCGTCGCGGGAATCGGATGGACGTTCTGGCAGGAGTTCGGGCCCGCAGCGAAAGCGCTGGTCGGCGTGATCGCGGGCGGAGCACTGGCGGGCGCCGCGCTAGAAATCATGACCTATCTCGGTTTGGCCGCGGTGATCCACTGATGCCTGCCAAGGTTCATCTATCGATGGTCAGAGCGCCACTTCTGGGCGGCGGCCATCCGCGCCTAACCGTCATCAACATGGTGCTCGCATTGGCGATTTTGTCGACGGGCCTTCACTGGTGGACCCTCGCACTGGCTATCGGCGTTGGGCTCGCGATGCAGTGGCCATTGCGCGCTGCAGCGAAACGACACCCTGAATGGCCGATCGTTTACTTCCGCCATCTGCGTGAGCCTGCGATCCGCATGGCTCACGGACGCGCATGGAGAACTCCGGAGAAGCCGAAACCTGCGGTGCCACCGCTACCGAGGTGGATGCCATGAATCTCTGGAAGGCGCGAATCGATCATTCGCTCGCTGACATTGTGCAAGCGAGTGCTTTCTCAGCTGAGGGCGAAGCGTTC is a window from the Candidatus Binataceae bacterium genome containing:
- a CDS encoding TrbC/VirB2 family protein encodes the protein MRKSIFIASLLVLKAAPAFAYTPTGLPWDGPLTSLINGMQGGLAHAMLAVGIIVAGIGWTFWQEFGPAAKALVGVIAGGALAGAALEIMTYLGLAAVIH